From the Manihot esculenta cultivar AM560-2 chromosome 14, M.esculenta_v8, whole genome shotgun sequence genome, the window GTCAATGACATTATTGGCTTTTCCCTTCAATTTGCTCCTTTCTAAAGCCCTCTTCTGAGAATCATTTCTTTGCTGAGACTGGCCCCTTGACATTCTTTCTGCTGTATCTATTTTCTCAATTTACCACAGATGGAAACATACATTAGTTACACAATTTGTGGCATGTTAATATCAGTTGGAAATAGTCCTTCTTAGTCATTTTTTTGGCCATCATGATTCTGATAATTGGATGAAAATTCCAACTTCCCATAAGAGTACAGAAAATGATACATTAAAGAAGATACCACATATACGAGTACCAAGTGCCACCAGTCCTGGAAGTTATTTCACAAACATGGATTCAACTCTTCACCTCAACTTGAACAACACCTTTGATCGTTTGCCTAAGATCAAAAAACAGTGACATAAATAAgaacaattttatattaaagcAAGCACCACCTAACTAACTACTCCTATTGTGATATGTTTCTGCGTGAATCCACAAGTCCTTATCAATACATATAACATTAAAACTCCCTTAGTTCATGTTGCTTATTTTAAGTTATAGTTATGGATCATGCTTGAACTTGGTAAGTTCACATTAGATTTACTAATTACACAGGAAAACCTTAGAAATTATGACATAATAAAATCACTATCAGTTACAAGGTTTACTTGTAATTGCACTGCAATTCAAAAAAGAAGGTTTACTTGTATAGTAACTTTTGCTGCAAAGGCTCATTGTACAATGATCATGAGGATATAAGATAAAAGCAAAAAGTGAAATTGATACTTTTTTACAATCCACATATTAGACAATAGAACCTTCTTTATTTCTTATTGTTAAATTACACATTAGTTTAGGATATAGGTAATATCTCCCTTAAGCTTAGCCTATTTTCTTaagatggtatcaaagcccaCTTCCCCATCCAATGTTGAGCCTCCTGTAAGTGCTCATATTCTAGGTGTTTGTCTAGGTACGAGGGTATGTCTTAAATCCCACATTAATTTGGGATACGGTAATGTGCTCTCCCTTAAGCTAGTTTTTGGAGATGACTTAGACCTGGCCCATTTTCTTAGGTCTTGTCACCACATTAACATTCACGTGAATATAGACTATAGGGTGCAGAAAAAAACAAATTACTTCCAAGCTTTGAACAAGCTATTGTTCGTCCTTCCATTCACAATCTATCTATGGCACTTCCAATCTCGATAAAAATGACAAAGTGCTTCGCCATGCCACAAATAGATTACCTTCAACATATAAGTTCAAGAAATGCATATTCACGAACCACGACATTTTCAATTAAACCCATAATTAAACAGTTCCCACCTACAGAATATCTTACTTCTTCTCTACCATGACTTAAAACATCCACAACAGAAACATGCAAATTCCTAGGAAATGAAACAGTGGATTTGATTTCAATTTAACTATATCGTAAATTTCAGTATCTTATATCCTTAACTACTCCGTTAGGCTGCCAAGGAAAAATCAACTTCTCCAATGTCAAAAACCAAAGAGAGAATTCAGATGAAGATCAGGAACATACCAGGGGAAGCTAGAAACAAACTCAAGTCGTGGGGCTGCAATTTTCTTTAGAAATCTGATTAGGGTTTGATAAGGAAGCAAATCTGTAGATGTAGAGGGTTTAAGTGGTTGACTTTCCCTGAGAAATCAAGCACCGTGCTTTTACCAGAACTTTGCCTCGCTGCTTCTTTCTCTTTTCGCTCTCTTCACTGAATTTTATAGTTTCTTCCTAATTTTTATACCATTCTCGTCTGACTAAAGGGGATATATATATGGCCAAAGTTTCAATTTAACCCTTGTACTTGTTAGAGATTTCAATTTAGCTCATTTCTATTTTTtagtctaaattaatttaaaagttttaatttaaacttaatgCAATTCTTAGTTTTCTAAGAtacattcttttatttcttaatttaattaaaaatttaaacacctaatctctttttttaatttatttaaattctgaataaatataaaacgtctaattttattttctttattttaatctaaaaattaaaacgtCCAACttgttgattttaaaaataaaaatgcccAACTCATGCAAATTGAATTACCTAGGATTTATATTGGGATATCATGATTTATCATTAAATGGATTATTATTTATTCCTAGCTTCATAGTAAGACTGtatgaaagaattcaattttttaaaaatttttcatttgaaaaacaatcataattctataaaaatttattaaatttttttttcttaaaaaatgatCATCCCAAATGGAGGCtaagaaaataatgaaatattgAAGAGAAGCAAAGCAGATAAATTAAGTTTGAaagattaaattgaaaaaaaaattatgcatgAACTTTTTAATTACTCATATATCTACCtaattacaaatttaaattatttatgtctATATACGTGTATTTACtaataataatttgtatttttaaattctatttaccatataattgaatatattgaaattttttgaaaattaataatttaataagttAAATTGAAGTTTATAAgtacttataatttaaattatttttatatattgtaaTCAACTTAAGGTATTATCATAATGGTTACAATAAGAATATAacagttttatttttcatttaatatgATCCAGATGGAGTTGTATTAGTtcaataaactgaaaaaatgagacgaattaaaaagaattatttataatttaagagtAATTATATAAGAAAATAGTATATTTTTGTTTCTGTCATCGTTGATTTTCATACTAATATGAAGttgattataatattttttgagaATGTGGTGAGTGCTAGCTAACTGATAAATAATCTCTTCAATTGATTGATCGaagattttattattacaaaTGTAACAAAATTtgttaaattgtatttattaattataattttatgtaaaaatttgtTCTAAATGACAAGTCTTGATTAAGAGTGAAATTATAAATTGTTAAAtctatgaattaataaaaattgttaAATCCTTCTTGAATTTTGTTGAACACATAAGAATAAATagcaattttttataatatgtagaccacaatattataaatttatattctaatttaattttattaattattattatataaaaactcAATTACAGATTATTtgtcattaattttattatttaatagcaattataaatttaaaatattaaaaaaatttaatttttaaatattataaatattactcaatttaatataaaagattagttttttttttttattaaaaagaggTTAAATTTATATCAAGTTGAAAGCTTTTAAGcggtttcaaattttttaaataattttaattataataaaaaattaataaaaataatttatggtataactttaattttaatatttttaaatataaatttataattataattgaattagaaatcataataaaatgatcgccaaatttaaaatttaaaattaaaataaaaaattcatttaattaaaataatttataatttataattaaaatttaaaataaaaataacaaaaaatttacCGATTAatgaaatgaattttaaatttaaataaaatctcacttaatcaaatatattatttttaaatttatagtaaaaatataatttaactacaaataaaattaagaattttaaaattaagtgaaTTCTAATAGtaacttataattttttaaataaataaaattatcttattaaatTTGATACACTGTGatgtattaataaaaaattttacattaattaaaaataataatataaatttatctaaTTATGTAGTggcattttatatataatattttatttaattcattatttttttacaaaatagtttaatttatgataaaatttcaataaatagaatttaaatgtaaaaaaatctTCTATAATAAAGTTTAATCAAGAATATcttcaatcaatttaaatttaaataaattaataatataattaaataattaaattaaaattttttaaaaaatactaaaatataattattttttaaaaagattataatttaacttatgatcataaaatttaaatacaagTAATTTCAATATTAAGAGAATCCTTCCTTGATAAAATTAAtgttaaaaatcaattaaaatttaaataaaatattaatataattaaataattagaattcatgaatcgAGTTCCACCACCCTTCTCTCTCCTTTGTACAATATCCTACTAATgactttaaataaataaaaaaaaaaaagaaaaagaagaaattaaagGAAACAGGCAAAGGACATATCTAGAAGTAGGGCCGGAATCCACTAAAATGGAATCGAGACTAGCTACAATAAGGTCGGAGTCAACTGATACAAGAATTCGGCCATATGAGCCCGGTCCGGAATTGGACCAGAAACCTATCCAATCCGTATTTAATCAAAACTATCTTAAAAAAGGCAAATCAAATAGCATTGGTTTGATCCGTctgtttttagaaaaaaaaaaaaaatctaaaatttcacatttaaaaaaataaaaattttaagtattacgttaagttttaaaaattaattatttaataacgcTACGAGTTGTAAACAAATTTGaataaaactgaaacaaaatTGTCTACATCTCTAATTTTCAAGATCAAAACCGTCGGCCTGATTTCGATTTTGACCACGCCCACCACTTGTCTTATCTATTGCCGGTCCATGAAAGGAATTTGCTAATAATTTATAGGCATGGACGATTGTCTCTGAGAAATTTCTTATTCATACAATGGTGCCTATATATcaatctaataatttttttattaattttaatttaaatataaaatttagtaatattttaattaaaatattatttattcattaattaaacATACACTCAAACacgtataaaaattaattatttatataattttgttttaaataagaaattaaaaatataaaaattcaaatccgaattttcaaataaataatatatttttatttcagtataaactaatttatcaatttttcatatatatagaaGGCTGCAAATTTTTCTACATTTAAGTGGAAGACTTGATTGCGTGATAGACCGAATTGGCCATTGGTCTGAGAACCACCAAAACTTTGAAGCAAGCAATCATAGAAGCCAGTTTCTTTGATTGACTGCTAATATCACCTTCTACTTTTCTACAAAAGGCTCATTCTTCCCGGCTTCACCATTTCctctttttaaattcaaaaattttccatctcaatttattagttaattatttagtattaattaattttattgttacaTTTTGTAGTATACTTAAGAATACTGATAACTTTAATTCCTGGCTTGTTAGTTTTGATAGTAAACTTAGTCCAAAATAATAATTGGAAATATAGAAATGTTAATAGCACTTAATCCAAATACTAAGCAAAGATAATGCAAATGTAAGAAACATTTTCTCCTAATTAAACCCTTCTTGCACGGAATGCATTTTATTGTTTGATTCAAAACTTGCTTCGTTTTTCAATACTATTGGTCTtctgtggtggtggtggtggtggcggTGGATTCGTCGCTCCTGTCTCAATCTCAGTGTGTCTCTTCCATTTTCCAAATGCATACTTTTTCTACTCCATTACACATATAAATACTCTTCTTGCCATCACATACTTGTTAAACAAAACCCACAAAATGTCTACTGCGTTATTAGCAGTGGTCTTGCTCCTCCTAATTTTGTTGCCATTCTTTTGGATTCTATGCGTTGCCTTACGTCGGCCAAAAGACCATGCAATTGCTGACCCAAAATTACCGCCAGGTCCCCGAGCTCTGCCCATAATTGGCAACCTGCACTTGCTTGGCATCCGGCCACACCAAAGCCTTTACAATTTGGCCAAAGAATATGGTCACATCATGTTCTTGAGACTAGGCAAAGTGGAAACAGTTGTGGTATCATCAGCTCAAGCAGCTGAGCTATTCCTTAAGACCCACGACGCTGTTTTCGCTAATCGTCCCCAAATCCTAGCTTCCCATTACTTGTCCTACGGTACCAGGGGCATGATTTTTGATGACTATGGTCCTTACTGGCGAAATGTTAGAAAAGTGTGCACACTGCATCTTCTTAGTGGATCAAAAATCGAGTCCTTTGCACCTACGAGAAAGGAAGAGCTAAACCTGCTGGTGGAGACGATCAAAAAGTCCGCCAAGGTGCAGGAGGTGGTGGATGTTAGTGAGGAGGTTGCCAAAATGAGTGAGACTTTGATTTGTAGGATGATATTTGGCAAACGTAGCAATGATAAATTCGACTTAAGGTCACTTATTAAGGAATCCGTGGACTTGGTTGGGGCTGTGAATATTGCAGATTACGTTCCTTTTCTTGGAGCGCTTGATCTTCAGGTAATTAGTTTTCCACATATACTATAAATCTAAAAGTTGAATATTGTTCTTGCAATATAGAACGTTTTGAAAAGTTATTTGAAATGTTTGTACAGGGATTGATGCGACgtatgaaaaaaaatagaaaggaTATGGACAAAGTGCTAGAGAAGATCATTGATGACCATGATCAAGACGCTCATTGGCAAACAAATGAACAGAAGGATTTCATAGATGTGTTGCTTTCTTTGATAAACCAACAGCCCACCAACTCCCATGGTGATGACCCAGCATACGTAATTGATCGAAATTCTATCAAGGCTATTATACAAGACATAATCGTAGGTGGAGTTGATACTTCAACCTCTTCCATTCAATGGATATTCTCAAATCTCTTAAAACACTCACGAGTCATGAAATGCCTTCAACAAGAATTAGAAAGTGTTATTGGATTGGATAGAATGGTGGAGGAGACAGATTTGCCTAAGCTAACTTACTTGGATATGGTGGTAAAAGAAAGCCTAAGGCTTTATCCAACTCTACCCTTGATTCCTCGCAAGTGCTTGCAGGATATTACAGTCAATGGGTATCGTATACCCAAGAATTCCAGAATTCTTATAAATGCTTGGGCGATCGGGAGAGATCAAAATGAATGGTCAAATAATGCACTAGAATTTTATCCAGAAAGATTCAAGAATACAAACATAGACCTACGTGGACGACATTTTCAATTTATCCCATTTGGATCTGGCCGTAGAGGGTGTCCCGGAATTCATCTGGGGTTAACTAATGTTCGATTTGTTGTAGCTCAACTGGTGCACTGCTTTGATTGGGAGCTACCTTGTGACTTGGATATGACTGAGAAATATGGTTTAACAATGCCAAGAGCCACTCACATTTTTGCTGTGCCAACATATCGCTTATCTGTAAAACATGTTTAATTAAGACGGTTAGATATCAGAACTCTAAACATAATACCATAGTCGTTTGTACTGTTATTTGCTATCCTTTGGTTGAAGTTGTAAGCTTGTAATATTCTAGTTTATATGTTGCAGGATTACAGGAGTTGTCTGAACTCGACAAACTATAGAATAAGGGCCTTGAACCATGAATCAGATTTGGATGGACCCAGATTTCAACAAGAAAGTTTTAACATGTGGTTacttatagaaaataattcctattttccatttttatagaaattaagaGAATATAATAAATGCATTCactgtaataataaaaaagtattttctaatttctgtttttttttttttttaaaaaagtccaCAACAATTGAGGATCCTTTTCTCTCTCCTGCTCCTAAAGTAGTTGATCACTGTAGGATGCAATGTAGGATGTTGAGGATGcgttttcaaataatttaaaagaaatgaattttttttaaaatttttttatttatacttaATAGTGTgagaaattaagaaaattattttttaaaaaaaaattgattttgaattaaaagtaaatcttactaagattttattaaaaataatttcacttaaaattatttaattagttattaagagtttttttttattttaattttaaatttatttttaattttttaattaataattgctctttaaaaaattaaattaatttaatattaattattaatatttaatgtattataattaatattaaaaaatcattatattattctgttaatttaaaaaaaaaaacttcattttaatttatttttaacggtaaaaaattatataaaattcagaatttaaatattataaaaataataataataattttttaatcaatgtgataaaaataatttttatttataaaaataaatatttatatttagtttaaaaataataaaaataatgaataaattaaatcaatttaaatttattattaacttgtTTAATAtacaataattcaattaaattttattatatttatatttaattttaaataaataaatctttttatgaataaaaataaatgaaattcgattaataaaatttaattatttttccacAAGAACGCAAAAAGAATTTACTATACAATATCCCCAAAAGCTGTTGATCAGTGAGAATGCTTATAGAGCTTCAAGAGAAAGTCTCTAAATCTCTAACATGTATTCTCCAAATTTAAAACAGGAAGGATTGGACTTTTTATATTTCCatctataaatttttttgatgttaagacaa encodes:
- the LOC110600612 gene encoding cytochrome P450 CYP736A12 → MSTALLAVVLLLLILLPFFWILCVALRRPKDHAIADPKLPPGPRALPIIGNLHLLGIRPHQSLYNLAKEYGHIMFLRLGKVETVVVSSAQAAELFLKTHDAVFANRPQILASHYLSYGTRGMIFDDYGPYWRNVRKVCTLHLLSGSKIESFAPTRKEELNLLVETIKKSAKVQEVVDVSEEVAKMSETLICRMIFGKRSNDKFDLRSLIKESVDLVGAVNIADYVPFLGALDLQGLMRRMKKNRKDMDKVLEKIIDDHDQDAHWQTNEQKDFIDVLLSLINQQPTNSHGDDPAYVIDRNSIKAIIQDIIVGGVDTSTSSIQWIFSNLLKHSRVMKCLQQELESVIGLDRMVEETDLPKLTYLDMVVKESLRLYPTLPLIPRKCLQDITVNGYRIPKNSRILINAWAIGRDQNEWSNNALEFYPERFKNTNIDLRGRHFQFIPFGSGRRGCPGIHLGLTNVRFVVAQLVHCFDWELPCDLDMTEKYGLTMPRATHIFAVPTYRLSVKHV